In Flavobacterium gelatinilyticum, a genomic segment contains:
- a CDS encoding peptidase domain-containing ABC transporter: MIFTPQKDQMDCGPACLCMMADFYGKKYSLQYLRDNSFITREGVSLLGIVEAATKIGFEVLSGKLTNEKLNEMPLPCILHWNQNHFVVLEKVKKNRLTGKKKYKIADPGYGFITINEEKFTKSWLSDDDSGVALFLEPAEEFYKLIPPKEKRLNIRYLFNYLKPHKNQLIGLFTMLLLGSAVTLVFPFLTQSLIDNGVNKKNLNLISLILLAQLSLFFGSITIEIIRNWLMLYIGTKISINIISDFLKKLLQLPIKFFDTKMTGDFNQRIQDNERIENFLTSQSLITFFSMITFSVFFGVLWFYDVKILIVYLFLTIVSISWSFYWLKKRKILDYFLFQQRSQNQESILEIIGGVTEIKLNQFEDFKRKEWEGIQEKLFKINIRILKLNQFQLSGFEFLNQFKNILVTFLAASFVIKGQMTLGQLLSVSYIVGQMNSPINQLVGFFRSLQDAKLSLERLNEVQNHPTEDSDDNLLKINNIKTQFPLGIRGNNLSFQYEGPQSPFVLKDINFFIPEGKITAIVGASGSGKTTLLKLLLKFYEPTKGRLSVNSANINDISNNSLRKNCGVVMQEGFVFSDTIERNIAMGEENIDKEKMKMAVKIANIENFIEGLPLGYNTKIGASGNGISGGQKQRILIARAVYKNPQYIFFDEATSALDAENEKIIHDNLQGFFKGKTVVIIAHRLSTVKNADNIIVLKNGEIVEQGNHSELVYNKADYFNLVRNQLELGN; the protein is encoded by the coding sequence ATGATTTTCACCCCTCAAAAAGACCAAATGGATTGCGGGCCGGCTTGTCTGTGTATGATGGCTGATTTTTATGGTAAAAAATATTCTTTGCAATACTTGAGGGATAATTCATTTATAACTCGGGAAGGAGTTTCCTTGTTAGGTATTGTAGAAGCAGCAACCAAAATAGGATTTGAAGTTCTATCTGGGAAATTAACAAATGAAAAGCTTAATGAAATGCCTTTGCCTTGCATTCTTCATTGGAATCAAAATCATTTTGTTGTTCTTGAAAAAGTAAAGAAAAATAGGCTGACCGGGAAAAAAAAATATAAAATTGCCGATCCGGGTTATGGTTTTATTACAATAAATGAAGAAAAGTTTACTAAGTCATGGCTGTCTGATGATGATAGCGGGGTAGCTTTATTTCTTGAGCCGGCCGAAGAGTTTTATAAATTAATCCCGCCTAAAGAAAAAAGACTAAATATCAGATATCTTTTTAATTATTTAAAACCTCATAAAAATCAGTTAATCGGGCTTTTTACAATGCTTTTATTAGGAAGTGCTGTTACTTTGGTTTTTCCTTTTTTAACTCAAAGTCTAATTGATAATGGTGTAAACAAGAAAAACTTAAATTTAATAAGTCTTATTCTGTTAGCGCAGCTAAGTTTGTTTTTTGGATCGATAACGATCGAAATAATTCGTAACTGGTTAATGCTTTATATAGGAACAAAAATCAGTATTAACATTATATCTGATTTTTTAAAGAAATTATTGCAATTGCCAATAAAGTTTTTTGACACTAAAATGACTGGAGACTTTAATCAGCGTATACAAGATAATGAACGTATTGAGAATTTTTTAACTTCTCAAAGTCTAATTACTTTTTTTTCGATGATCACATTTTCTGTTTTCTTTGGAGTACTTTGGTTTTATGATGTAAAGATTCTTATTGTTTATCTTTTTCTTACTATAGTCTCTATCAGCTGGTCATTCTATTGGCTCAAAAAGCGAAAAATTCTGGATTATTTTCTTTTTCAGCAGCGAAGCCAAAATCAAGAATCAATTTTAGAAATTATTGGTGGTGTAACTGAGATAAAATTAAACCAGTTTGAGGATTTCAAACGAAAAGAATGGGAAGGGATTCAAGAGAAATTGTTTAAAATAAATATCAGAATTTTAAAACTAAACCAATTTCAGTTGTCAGGTTTCGAGTTTTTGAATCAATTTAAAAACATTTTGGTTACTTTTTTGGCTGCAAGTTTTGTTATTAAAGGACAAATGACTTTGGGGCAGCTTTTAAGTGTATCGTACATTGTTGGGCAAATGAATAGTCCAATAAATCAGCTTGTTGGTTTTTTTAGGTCTTTACAGGATGCAAAGCTTAGCTTAGAAAGGTTGAATGAGGTACAGAACCACCCGACCGAAGATAGCGATGATAATCTTTTAAAAATAAATAATATTAAGACTCAATTTCCTTTAGGAATAAGGGGAAATAATTTAAGTTTTCAATATGAAGGACCTCAATCACCCTTCGTTTTAAAAGATATTAATTTTTTCATTCCTGAAGGAAAAATTACAGCTATTGTTGGTGCAAGCGGAAGCGGAAAAACTACTTTGCTAAAATTGCTGTTAAAATTTTATGAACCAACAAAAGGAAGATTGTCTGTTAATTCAGCAAACATAAATGATATTTCTAACAATAGCCTGCGTAAAAATTGTGGTGTGGTTATGCAGGAGGGATTTGTTTTTTCGGATACTATTGAAAGAAATATTGCTATGGGTGAAGAGAATATTGATAAAGAAAAAATGAAAATGGCAGTTAAAATTGCCAATATTGAAAATTTTATTGAAGGATTGCCACTGGGGTATAATACGAAAATAGGGGCTTCCGGAAATGGAATTTCAGGCGGACAGAAACAACGTATTTTAATTGCCCGCGCAGTTTATAAAAATCCTCAATATATTTTCTTTGATGAAGCAACATCTGCACTAGATGCAGAAAATGAAAAAATTATACATGACAATTTACAGGGGTTTTTTAAAGGAAAAACAGTTGTTATTATTGCACATCGTTTAAGTACTGTAAAAAACGCTGATAATATTATTGTATTAAAAAACGGTGAAATTGTAGAACAGGGAAATCATTCAGAATTAGTGTATAATAAAGCAGATTACTTTAATTTAGTGCGGAATCAATTAGAATTAGGGAATTAA
- a CDS encoding radical SAM/SPASM domain-containing protein — MKTSQFNSFFPHEDKIIGYNAYKNDFTILDPELYDLYQAAAREDIDELQEVHPDFYAHLTEKGFVIPADTNEIEKVKTLVYEIDQKNNNVFHVIINPTMNCNFKCWYCYETHIKDSKMGEKEIEKVLNFIFRVLNQNDLEHFSLSWFGGEPLLYFNKTVLPILEKVSNVCKEKNIKLHSDFTTNGLLINQDLLDKCLKFNVGHMQITLDGHRERHNKVRYISKEKGSYDEIIKNIKLCLKNKMSITCRLNISKETLEDIDKIVDDFADLDTEERNYLNFSFNQVWQEKEDLHEAMLETMSYFKQSNFYVSYNKDIDSVRESCYADKRHQATINYNGDVFKCTARDFKSENKEGILLDEGMIEWNEKFDLRMNAKFKNPPCLECKILPICNGGCSQNALDNMGKEYCVNDFDESKKLEIVKNKFLVAIS, encoded by the coding sequence ATGAAAACAAGCCAGTTTAATTCTTTTTTTCCACACGAAGATAAAATTATAGGATACAACGCCTATAAAAATGATTTCACCATACTTGATCCTGAATTATATGATTTGTATCAGGCAGCAGCAAGAGAGGATATCGATGAATTGCAGGAAGTTCATCCTGATTTTTATGCACATTTAACAGAAAAAGGATTTGTAATTCCAGCAGATACTAATGAAATTGAAAAGGTAAAAACATTAGTTTATGAAATTGATCAAAAAAATAATAATGTTTTCCATGTTATTATTAATCCTACGATGAACTGTAATTTCAAATGCTGGTACTGTTATGAAACCCATATCAAGGATTCGAAAATGGGAGAAAAAGAAATTGAAAAAGTTTTAAATTTCATATTTCGTGTTTTAAATCAAAATGATCTTGAGCATTTTTCGCTTTCCTGGTTTGGAGGTGAACCGTTATTATATTTCAATAAGACCGTTTTACCGATTTTAGAAAAAGTTAGTAATGTCTGTAAAGAAAAAAATATAAAGCTGCATTCTGATTTTACTACTAATGGATTACTCATTAATCAGGATTTATTAGATAAATGTTTAAAATTCAATGTAGGCCACATGCAGATTACATTAGACGGGCATAGAGAACGTCATAATAAGGTGAGGTATATTTCGAAAGAAAAAGGATCTTATGATGAAATCATAAAAAATATTAAGTTGTGCCTCAAAAATAAAATGAGTATAACTTGCCGCTTAAATATATCAAAAGAAACTTTGGAGGATATTGATAAAATCGTTGATGATTTTGCTGACCTTGATACCGAAGAGCGTAATTATTTAAATTTCTCATTTAACCAAGTCTGGCAGGAAAAAGAAGACCTCCATGAAGCAATGCTTGAAACAATGAGTTATTTTAAGCAAAGTAATTTTTATGTAAGTTATAATAAAGACATAGATTCAGTAAGAGAGTCTTGTTATGCAGACAAAAGACATCAAGCTACCATTAATTACAATGGAGATGTTTTTAAATGCACTGCGAGAGATTTTAAATCTGAAAACAAAGAAGGAATCTTGCTTGATGAAGGAATGATTGAATGGAATGAGAAGTTTGACTTAAGAATGAATGCAAAATTTAAAAATCCACCTTGTTTAGAATGTAAAATACTGCCAATTTGTAATGGTGGATGTTCTCAAAATGCGCTGGATAATATGGGAAAAGAGTATTGTGTAAATGATTTTGATGAGAGCAAGAAGTTAGAAATTGTAAAAAATAAATTTTTAGTAGCCATTAGTTAA
- a CDS encoding outer membrane beta-barrel family protein produces MIRIIVIAYLLFFNSLLFAQVKVKGKLIDAKNRPIELAEVLILDKDSVAIKSEISSSNGDFTLYAEAGSYLLQVKQAGNILWAQKMNIIHDIDLGNIEVFETKEKLSEVVIKTKKKILERKVDRLIFSVENSVSAAGGDAIDALRITPSIKVQEDQIAMIGKKTMSVMVDDRLIQLSGEDLITFLKTIQSDNIKSIEVITTPPAKYDAEGNSGIVNILLKKAKKNSWLGTFRNASVLASNFSGTTGGDFLYQKDKLDISTSISGTIRKNVNTNSPNAYFTEETWNQEVYTRSSSKNISGNFQINYQLTPKTKIGAFYNGFNFSGDDYQRNKNLMYSTSDDLTKYYHSTGDSNIKSYNNTANLNLTHKLDTLGKQISVDIDYFKRNQNKDNPFYTINEDYKNSEVTNYYTYNSGNQIIDNFSFKADFDAPYSWANLNYGAKISFTKTKNDALGDFYEIISGENQLYLNQINDFEYVENNQAFYISAQHKFQKKWDIKLGLRAEATYTKGTSEPENLVNTNNYIKFFPSAFISYNLNSSNNFNINYSRRIQRPAYWELNPARWYTNLNFINYGNPFLQPSFSHNIELNHSYKNKLNSGLWFSITKAESGQLTINQDENTILSIRENFANTLSAGWTEYFSFNVFPWWSLTNSLNVFYAENSSTSIYLKSYYSGWGGDINSISTFSLNKEKTFNAELTYFYDFPNKYAYDTREGRSYLNLGFKYGMLNKKLQMNLLFRDLFRSYKTVGTRNTQTTLYTFNIYNDSQSVRFSINYTFGNKSINVSKRQGGNTEESNRAN; encoded by the coding sequence ATGATAAGAATAATCGTAATTGCTTATTTACTGTTTTTCAATTCACTTTTGTTTGCGCAGGTGAAAGTTAAAGGTAAATTGATAGATGCTAAAAATAGACCAATTGAACTTGCAGAGGTTTTGATATTAGATAAAGATTCAGTTGCAATAAAGAGTGAAATAAGCAGCAGTAATGGAGACTTTACACTATATGCAGAAGCAGGAAGCTATCTTTTGCAAGTAAAACAAGCAGGAAATATATTATGGGCACAAAAGATGAACATAATACATGATATTGACCTTGGAAATATCGAAGTATTTGAAACAAAAGAAAAATTATCTGAAGTAGTAATTAAGACTAAAAAGAAAATCTTAGAAAGGAAAGTCGACAGATTAATTTTTAGCGTTGAGAACTCTGTTTCTGCAGCAGGAGGTGATGCAATTGATGCCTTGCGCATTACACCAAGTATTAAGGTTCAGGAAGATCAAATAGCTATGATTGGGAAAAAGACAATGTCTGTAATGGTTGATGATAGATTGATACAACTTTCAGGGGAAGATTTAATAACTTTTTTAAAAACAATTCAGTCGGATAATATTAAAAGCATTGAGGTTATTACAACTCCACCGGCAAAATACGATGCGGAAGGAAATAGTGGAATTGTGAATATACTATTAAAAAAAGCCAAGAAGAACAGTTGGTTGGGAACCTTTAGAAATGCGTCTGTTCTGGCATCTAATTTTTCAGGAACAACAGGAGGTGATTTTTTATATCAAAAAGATAAATTAGATATTTCAACAAGTATTTCCGGAACAATTAGAAAAAACGTTAATACGAATAGTCCAAATGCTTATTTTACTGAGGAAACCTGGAATCAGGAAGTATACACAAGATCCAGTTCAAAAAACATATCAGGTAATTTTCAAATTAATTATCAGTTAACTCCAAAAACAAAAATTGGGGCATTCTATAATGGATTCAATTTTAGCGGCGATGATTATCAGCGAAATAAAAACTTAATGTATTCGACTTCAGATGACTTGACTAAATACTATCATTCAACGGGAGATTCAAACATAAAAAGTTACAACAATACAGCTAATTTAAATTTAACTCATAAACTTGATACTCTGGGTAAGCAGATTTCTGTGGATATTGATTATTTCAAAAGAAATCAAAATAAAGACAACCCATTTTATACAATCAATGAAGATTATAAAAATTCAGAAGTTACTAATTACTACACATACAATTCTGGAAATCAAATTATAGATAATTTCTCATTTAAAGCAGATTTTGATGCGCCTTATTCATGGGCAAATTTAAATTACGGAGCTAAAATCAGCTTCACAAAAACAAAAAATGACGCTTTGGGAGATTTCTATGAAATAATATCAGGAGAAAACCAGCTTTATTTAAATCAGATAAATGATTTTGAATATGTCGAGAACAATCAGGCTTTTTACATTTCTGCTCAGCATAAATTTCAAAAAAAATGGGACATTAAATTGGGATTGCGTGCAGAGGCGACTTATACAAAAGGAACTTCTGAACCCGAAAATTTAGTTAACACAAATAATTACATAAAATTTTTTCCATCCGCATTCATCTCGTATAATCTAAATAGCAGCAATAATTTCAACATCAATTATTCCAGACGAATTCAAAGACCTGCATATTGGGAATTAAACCCTGCAAGATGGTACACAAATCTGAATTTTATTAATTATGGAAATCCTTTTTTACAACCCTCATTTAGTCATAATATAGAACTAAATCATAGTTATAAAAATAAACTAAATTCAGGGCTCTGGTTCTCTATAACAAAAGCAGAATCGGGTCAATTGACCATTAATCAGGATGAAAATACGATATTAAGTATTCGCGAAAATTTTGCAAATACATTATCAGCGGGCTGGACAGAGTATTTTTCCTTTAATGTTTTCCCCTGGTGGTCACTTACTAATAGTTTAAATGTATTTTATGCAGAGAATAGCAGTACAAGTATTTACCTAAAATCGTATTATTCAGGATGGGGAGGAGATATAAATTCAATTAGTACATTTAGTTTAAATAAAGAAAAAACCTTCAATGCAGAACTAACCTATTTCTACGATTTCCCTAATAAATATGCTTATGATACAAGAGAAGGGCGTTCGTATTTAAATCTTGGATTTAAATACGGTATGCTGAATAAAAAACTTCAGATGAATCTTTTATTTAGAGACCTATTCCGTTCCTATAAAACAGTTGGCACGAGAAACACTCAGACAACATTATATACTTTCAATATTTATAATGATTCCCAATCAGTTCGATTTTCTATTAATTATACTTTCGGAAATAAATCTATAAACGTTAGTAAGAGACAAGGAGGAAATACAGAAGAAAGTAATAGAGCAAACTAA
- a CDS encoding lantibiotic dehydratase family protein, with translation MSKPEINFTFFSSVIIRTPAYPIDFYKNLTNDLSTEPDKLKELLKNPQLNEALYLASSELFSEIQKWQTEKNFSIDKSEKISFAVLKYLIRMSTRCTPFGLFASCGYGRLSNHTKINIEDYTANLSDKKYPFYRKTRLDMQLICNVLSELGQNTSLQEDLLFYPNTTLYQLGDFYRYIEYTLEKNKRKYSLEALKKSDYLDLIIQAASIGKKKKDLAGYLVNDEININEALEFVEELISNQILVSELEPKLTGSSFLNDLKNKTDTKIEIISKEVENMLLKIDSNFTNDISLYEEMSEVLTKSKFSFDKKYLFQTDLFLNSNDFQLDKKYTAALSKTIDLLDSISEKPKQTSLEKFKKAFIERYENEAVSLVKALDVETGLGYLQDSAFDSTPLLDTIEIKPKNNTEYQINLNRTEKIIYDKLQNALQNNKTNIQLSYNDFKNEKKSTQKMPITFSCVFEIIEENEKEWIVIQSIGGSSAANLLARFCYGNSEINSFVNEITQFECDSNNDKIIAEIIHLPESRTGNVLRRPSFRTYEIPYLGQSNLEISNQIHIEDLLLFVKNNRLVLWSKKYDKEVVPRLTNAHNYSYNALPVYHFLCDMQFENCKSAIGISEKFEKLFDYIPRITIGNCIISKAKWLFSKNKHTDFFNILTSKNKFNPEIVRSALISMNIKKEIQYVSLIDGDNTLVINLANDTCLKMLVNAIKNRTQFILEEFLFPSNKAVKGEKGVYSNQFIAGLKNNQF, from the coding sequence ATGTCGAAACCAGAAATTAATTTCACCTTTTTTTCGTCTGTTATAATTCGTACTCCTGCATATCCAATTGATTTTTACAAAAATCTTACAAACGATCTTTCAACAGAACCTGATAAATTGAAAGAATTACTAAAAAATCCACAACTAAATGAAGCACTATATTTAGCATCATCTGAGTTATTTTCTGAAATTCAGAAATGGCAGACTGAAAAAAACTTCTCGATTGATAAAAGCGAAAAAATCAGTTTTGCGGTCTTAAAATACCTAATCAGAATGTCGACCAGATGCACTCCATTTGGTCTTTTTGCCTCATGTGGTTATGGCAGATTATCAAATCATACCAAAATAAATATTGAGGATTACACTGCTAATTTATCTGATAAAAAATATCCCTTTTATAGAAAAACACGTTTAGACATGCAATTAATCTGTAATGTATTAAGTGAATTAGGTCAAAATACATCGCTGCAGGAAGATTTGCTTTTTTATCCAAATACCACACTTTATCAATTGGGTGATTTTTACAGATATATAGAATATACTCTCGAAAAAAATAAACGTAAATATTCTCTTGAAGCATTAAAAAAAAGTGATTATTTAGACCTAATTATACAAGCCGCATCTATTGGTAAAAAGAAAAAAGATCTGGCAGGTTATTTAGTTAATGATGAAATCAATATAAACGAAGCTCTGGAATTTGTTGAAGAGTTAATTTCTAATCAGATACTAGTTTCAGAATTAGAACCAAAACTTACCGGAAGTTCTTTTTTAAATGATTTAAAAAATAAAACAGATACTAAAATTGAAATCATCAGTAAGGAAGTGGAAAATATGCTTCTTAAAATTGATTCAAATTTCACTAATGATATATCATTATATGAAGAAATGTCAGAAGTACTTACAAAATCCAAATTTTCGTTCGATAAAAAGTACCTTTTCCAAACCGATTTATTTCTAAATTCTAATGACTTTCAGCTGGATAAAAAGTATACAGCGGCGTTATCCAAAACAATAGATCTTCTGGATAGTATTTCAGAAAAACCTAAACAAACATCTTTAGAGAAGTTTAAAAAAGCTTTTATTGAAAGATATGAAAACGAAGCTGTTTCGTTAGTTAAGGCACTTGATGTTGAAACAGGCCTTGGCTATCTGCAAGATAGTGCTTTTGATTCTACTCCCCTATTAGATACTATCGAAATAAAACCAAAAAATAATACCGAATATCAAATAAATTTAAACAGAACAGAAAAAATCATTTATGATAAATTGCAAAATGCACTGCAGAATAATAAAACGAACATTCAGCTAAGTTATAATGATTTTAAAAATGAAAAAAAATCAACTCAAAAAATGCCGATTACTTTTTCGTGTGTTTTTGAAATAATTGAAGAGAATGAAAAAGAATGGATCGTAATTCAAAGCATTGGAGGCTCCAGCGCTGCAAATTTATTAGCCAGATTTTGTTATGGCAATTCTGAAATAAATAGCTTTGTAAATGAAATTACCCAATTTGAATGTGATAGTAATAACGATAAAATTATCGCTGAAATAATTCATTTACCAGAGTCAAGAACAGGAAATGTATTAAGAAGACCAAGCTTTAGAACTTATGAAATTCCGTATTTAGGACAGTCAAATCTTGAAATTTCAAATCAAATACATATTGAAGATTTATTGTTATTTGTAAAAAACAATCGATTAGTTTTATGGAGCAAAAAATATGATAAAGAAGTAGTTCCAAGGCTTACTAATGCTCACAATTATTCTTATAATGCTTTACCTGTTTATCATTTTTTATGTGATATGCAATTTGAAAATTGTAAATCTGCAATAGGAATAAGTGAGAAATTTGAAAAACTGTTTGATTATATACCAAGAATTACAATAGGCAATTGCATTATTTCTAAAGCAAAATGGCTTTTTAGCAAAAACAAACACACTGATTTTTTCAACATATTGACTTCTAAAAATAAATTCAATCCTGAAATAGTTCGCTCTGCTCTTATTTCTATGAATATAAAAAAAGAAATTCAGTATGTTTCCTTAATCGATGGCGACAATACATTAGTAATTAATCTCGCAAATGATACTTGTTTAAAAATGCTAGTTAACGCAATTAAAAACAGAACACAATTTATTCTGGAAGAATTTTTATTTCCGTCAAATAAAGCAGTTAAAGGAGAAAAGGGTGTTTATTCAAACCAATTTATCGCAGGTCTAAAAAATAATCAATTTTAA
- a CDS encoding thiopeptide-type bacteriocin biosynthesis protein — protein MSQKVKRTFILGENWLYYKIYCGNYSADKILKESILPIAKKLRKKKLIKQWFFIRYNDPKNHLRIRFQINENKIQKILFLVHENFRDLIEKDLADDIVTATYKREIERYGETTIELVEKLFYYQSKKTVKLISNTTKENDEIARIFASLLMIDDLLEHFQISFEDRINFVKSMEENYKTEHYINKKNNQNLNQLYRTYRKEIELYLQEKKEPFYLEGIIKMFKITQKEILVINEIINKKPSLVLENLISSIIHMNVNRIFRSKQRQYEMLCYDFMTRYYKSIAAKNEK, from the coding sequence ATGAGTCAAAAAGTAAAAAGAACTTTTATTTTGGGAGAAAATTGGCTTTACTACAAAATTTATTGTGGAAATTATTCTGCAGACAAAATTCTAAAAGAAAGTATTTTACCAATCGCAAAAAAACTTCGCAAAAAAAAACTTATTAAGCAATGGTTTTTTATACGTTATAATGATCCTAAAAATCATTTAAGAATTCGCTTTCAAATAAATGAAAATAAAATTCAGAAAATACTATTTTTAGTTCATGAAAATTTTAGAGATTTGATAGAAAAAGATCTGGCAGATGATATAGTAACTGCAACTTACAAAAGAGAAATTGAACGATATGGAGAAACAACAATTGAACTAGTCGAAAAGTTATTTTATTATCAAAGTAAAAAAACTGTAAAACTTATTTCTAACACCACAAAAGAAAATGATGAAATAGCCAGGATATTTGCTTCTCTATTAATGATTGATGACTTATTAGAGCATTTTCAAATTTCATTTGAGGATCGAATTAATTTTGTAAAATCTATGGAAGAGAATTACAAAACTGAACATTACATTAACAAAAAAAATAACCAAAATTTAAATCAGCTATATCGAACATACCGAAAAGAAATCGAGTTATATCTACAAGAAAAAAAAGAACCTTTTTATCTGGAAGGAATAATAAAAATGTTTAAAATAACCCAAAAAGAAATTTTAGTAATAAATGAAATCATAAATAAAAAACCATCTCTGGTTTTAGAAAACCTTATTTCCTCCATTATCCATATGAACGTTAATCGAATATTCAGATCAAAACAAAGACAATATGAGATGCTTTGTTATGATTTTATGACTAGATATTACAAAAGTATTGCTGCTAAAAATGAAAAATAA
- a CDS encoding helix-turn-helix domain-containing protein, translated as MKNNFLLVLLLCTTVLFSQRKETFIIPDSLKNTSFIELEKRFENSFSNNKTKKLYAKTYYKKSILQNDKIIRANGLYLYAISCADDKTALKCSDSIIALTKNSSDFYYPAKGYILKSSFLMKNMDLKSSLTNILEAEKYSLKKDNIEQNLIVNQQIALIKIELGRPGEALSLIKKNYDYFKSKNTNSIDYLYTTWILSDIYIRLKEIDTALYYIKILQKQIKPDNRFYQYSIMYEGVCCHFKKQYTKSSILLDKAIKMLTSGSDKLNLAISYYYRGENILQHEKNIIEAQNYFEKADSILVKSGSNTADLHNNCVRLIEISKKLKQNDKQLYYLNRLIEIDSYLNQNGIILEDHINKNYERPHLLSEKEKIISKINREKQIYIGIVFFFFIGLGLSLFYLSKTKREKIVYENRVKELVKTYQEQNKNAVITESIVKSESVIELKENTTKTVDLPKEKAIEILKKLEEFEKNKGYLEPNINQIDFARKLETNSTYLSKTINQYKNKNFSKYINDLRIEHTITRLSVDKKFRNYSIKAISEEVGFSNSESFSKAFLKKTGYQPSYFIKNSEK; from the coding sequence ATGAAAAATAACTTCCTGCTTGTTTTACTGCTTTGCACAACAGTTTTATTTTCTCAAAGAAAAGAAACTTTCATTATCCCTGATTCATTAAAGAATACATCTTTCATAGAATTGGAAAAACGTTTTGAAAATTCTTTTTCGAATAATAAAACAAAAAAACTGTACGCGAAAACTTATTACAAAAAATCGATACTTCAAAATGATAAAATCATTCGCGCCAACGGATTATATTTATATGCGATATCTTGCGCCGATGATAAAACTGCATTAAAGTGTTCTGACTCTATTATAGCGCTCACTAAAAACAGCAGCGATTTTTATTATCCTGCAAAAGGCTATATTTTAAAGAGTAGTTTTTTAATGAAAAATATGGATTTAAAATCCTCTCTTACCAATATACTTGAAGCAGAAAAATATTCTTTGAAGAAAGACAATATCGAACAAAATTTGATTGTTAATCAACAAATAGCCTTGATTAAAATTGAACTCGGAAGACCCGGGGAAGCTTTGTCTTTAATTAAAAAAAATTACGATTATTTTAAATCTAAAAACACTAATTCAATAGATTATCTATATACTACCTGGATTTTATCTGATATATATATTCGTCTAAAAGAAATTGACACTGCTTTATATTATATTAAAATACTGCAAAAACAAATTAAGCCGGATAATCGGTTTTATCAATATTCTATTATGTATGAGGGCGTATGCTGTCATTTTAAAAAACAATATACTAAAAGCAGCATTCTTTTGGATAAAGCAATTAAAATGTTAACATCGGGCAGTGATAAACTGAATTTAGCAATTAGTTATTATTACAGAGGAGAAAATATTTTACAACATGAAAAAAATATAATTGAAGCTCAAAATTACTTTGAAAAAGCAGATTCTATATTAGTCAAAAGTGGTTCAAATACAGCCGATTTACATAATAATTGTGTTCGTTTAATTGAAATTAGTAAAAAACTAAAACAAAATGACAAACAATTGTATTACTTAAACAGATTAATTGAAATAGATTCCTATTTAAATCAAAACGGAATTATTTTAGAAGATCATATCAATAAAAATTATGAACGGCCACATTTATTATCAGAGAAAGAAAAAATAATTTCAAAAATAAACAGAGAAAAACAAATTTATATTGGTATTGTTTTTTTCTTCTTTATAGGATTAGGTCTTTCTCTTTTTTATTTATCGAAAACAAAACGAGAAAAAATCGTTTACGAGAACAGAGTTAAAGAATTAGTTAAAACCTATCAGGAGCAAAATAAAAATGCTGTAATAACGGAATCAATTGTTAAAAGTGAATCAGTTATCGAATTAAAAGAAAATACAACTAAAACAGTAGATCTTCCAAAAGAAAAAGCAATTGAAATATTAAAAAAACTGGAAGAATTTGAAAAAAATAAAGGCTATCTCGAACCAAATATAAATCAAATTGATTTTGCAAGAAAACTCGAAACCAATAGTACTTACTTGTCCAAAACCATAAATCAATATAAGAATAAAAATTTCAGCAAATATATTAATGATCTAAGAATAGAACATACTATTACAAGATTAAGTGTGGATAAAAAATTTAGAAATTATTCTATAAAAGCAATTTCAGAAGAAGTTGGATTTAGTAACTCTGAATCTTTTTCAAAAGCTTTCTTGAAAAAAACAGGATACCAGCCTTCTTATTTCATAAAAAACAGTGAAAAATAG